GCGACGGGACCGGCGAGAGCGTCGCCGCCTGCCCCACGACGACGCCCGCGACGAACGCGGCGAGTGGCGCGACCAGCCCGTCGGCGAGGTTCTCGGCCGCGCTCTCGACGGCCGCGCTCCGGACCTGCCCGGCCGAGAGCGTCCCCGCGTCGCGACCCGCGAGCGCCCGGAGTGACCTGCGAGCGGCGTCGAGATCCGTCGGCGTGACCGCGATCGTCGAGCTGGCTTCCGACAGGAGCATCCGGAGGCTCGTCGCGACGAACAGCGCGACACCGGCGACGGCGGCCGCGAGCCAGGCCGACGCTCGTCCAGCCGCGACCACGAGGACGGCCACGGCGACCGCAGCGGTGACCGGCACCGCCAGCGCCCCGACGGCACCGACGAGTCGAGGTCGTCCCCACTCGCGATCCAGCGGCGCGACGACACGGCCCAGCCAGGCCACTGGGTGAGCACGGGCCGGGGGCTCGGCCACGAGCAGTTCGAGCGCCGCCGCGATCAGGACTGCGAGAGGCGCGATCACGGTGGCTCCTCCCCGGACGCTCCGTCGGCGACGGCGGCCGCGAGCCACTCGGGCACCGCCGAGAGCGCCACGTCGTCGAGCACGAGCGCAGTCGCCCCGACGCGGTCAGCACCGCCGTCGGTACGGGCGTCGTCGCCGACGTGGACGAGTTCGTCGAGCGGGACCGCGAGCGCCGCCGCCGTCCGCTCGAAGATCGTCGGGTGGGGTTTGCGCCAGCCACAGTCGACGCTGGTCACGACGGAGTCGACGGCGAGGTCGGCGCGGTCGAGCGTCCGTTCGACGAGGCCGGGGACGCTGCAGTTCGAGCAGACCGCCACAGGACCGTACTCTCGCGCGCTCGCGATCGCGTCCCGAGCGCCGTCCCGAACGGTCACCGGCGAGTCGAACGCCGCCAGCGTCGCGTCGTGTGCGGTCTCGATCTCGACATCGACGCCGCGGCTGGCGAGCGCGAGTCGGACGTGCTCGTCCAGCGGGGCCTCCGCACCCCGTTCGTACTCCCGGTGGGAGCTGCGGTAGGCCGCTTCCCAGTCGGACGGGACCGTCACGTCGCGGGCGGCCAGCGCGTCGGCCACGGCCGCCCACGGCTCGTCGGGTCGGTCGGCGTCTACGAGCGTGCCGAAACAGTCGAACGAGACGACCACGAGCGTGTAGTTACAGCAAGCACACTTGAACTGTGCGGTGGCGGAGACGACAGATCTGACGACGGGCGTGCGCCTGGCAGACGGTCGTCAGACAGTACTCACAATTCTGTTACTTCCTTACCCGATACCTGACAAATATCGTATGATTCGGATCGCGTTTACAGTCAGATTTGATAAATGAATCGCTATACTCGAAAGCTGCGATTCGTTTTCGGATCGGTGACGTTTGGCTGCCAGATAGTCACGTAGTTCCCGTAAACACGGTCAGTAAACCGACACGAGAGGACGGAGCTACCAGCGGTGGTGAACGTCGTCGAAGACGTACTCCTCGTAGACGTCACGGATCGCGCCGTGAGTCTGATGGGAGAGCGGCGCGGCCTCGCTGGCGGCGGCGTTCTGTCGGACGTGCTCGGGCGAGGTCGAGCCGGGGATCACCGTCGACACCGCTTCGAAGTCGAGGATCCAGCGCAGCGCGGTCTGGGCCATGGTGAGTTCCTCCGGGACGTGCTCGCGGAGCGCGTCGACGGCGTCGAGTCCACGCTCGAACGGGAGCCCGGCGAAGGTCTCACCGCGGTCGAAGGCCTCGCCCTCGCGGTTGTAGTTGCGGTGGTCGTTCTCCGGGAACGTGTCGTCACGGGAGAGTCCACCGGTCAGCAGTCCCGACGCCAGCGGTA
Above is a genomic segment from Halomicrobium sp. LC1Hm containing:
- a CDS encoding HAD family hydrolase translates to MVVSFDCFGTLVDADRPDEPWAAVADALAARDVTVPSDWEAAYRSSHREYERGAEAPLDEHVRLALASRGVDVEIETAHDATLAAFDSPVTVRDGARDAIASAREYGPVAVCSNCSVPGLVERTLDRADLAVDSVVTSVDCGWRKPHPTIFERTAAALAVPLDELVHVGDDARTDGGADRVGATALVLDDVALSAVPEWLAAAVADGASGEEPP
- the cbiB gene encoding adenosylcobinamide-phosphate synthase CbiB, which encodes MIAPLAVLIAAALELLVAEPPARAHPVAWLGRVVAPLDREWGRPRLVGAVGALAVPVTAAVAVAVLVVAAGRASAWLAAAVAGVALFVATSLRMLLSEASSTIAVTPTDLDAARRSLRALAGRDAGTLSAGQVRSAAVESAAENLADGLVAPLAAFVAGVVVGQAATLSPVPSLALGAGGAAWVKAVNTLDSMLGYRSKPVGWAPARLDDAVMWLPARIGALLLAAAARDPAALLSARPWLDGVPSPNSGWPMGVLAAAHDVRLEKPGVYALDGGEQLPSKEISLRAVRTVAVAGGLAYALAVATTAAVGGLP